A part of Melittangium boletus DSM 14713 genomic DNA contains:
- a CDS encoding VOC family protein — MNKQIIFNLPVKDLDKSKAFFSALGFSFNPQVSNENAAFMVIADDSIHAMLTTEAFFKTLIDKPVVQAKEANEVVICLSCESREEVDSLIAKAVAAGGRTPHPPEDHGFMYDQGFEDLDGHLWNLVWTAPQA; from the coding sequence ATGAACAAGCAGATCATCTTCAACCTGCCGGTCAAGGACCTGGACAAATCCAAGGCCTTCTTTTCCGCCCTCGGCTTCAGCTTCAATCCACAAGTCAGCAACGAGAACGCGGCGTTCATGGTCATCGCGGATGACAGCATTCATGCCATGCTGACGACCGAAGCGTTCTTCAAGACCCTCATCGACAAGCCCGTCGTGCAGGCGAAGGAGGCCAACGAGGTCGTCATCTGCCTGAGCTGCGAGAGCCGGGAAGAAGTGGACAGTCTGATCGCCAAGGCCGTCGCCGCCGGCGGCCGTACTCCGCATCCGCCCGAGGACCACGGCTTCATGTATGACCAGGGCTTCGAGGACCTCGACGGCCACCTGTGGAACCTGGTCTGGACGGCGCCGCAGGCCTGA
- a CDS encoding IS701 family transposase — protein sequence MSSSAIVSDNNEAVLVQKWEQEWRRVREWVEPHFARPETRASAEALLQGLLARVERKNSWGLSEEVGRATPYAFQHLLNGAHWDEDALRDDVLTYARERLGEGGVLSMDETGFLKKGDKSAGVARQYSGTAGRIENCQIGVFLAYVTEKGHCLVDRELYLPEHWLEDPDRCRQAGIPRRVRFQTKPELARAMLQRAFDAGLRPEWVVGDEVYGRDGELRRFLESQSQRYVLAVASNTYAWRGVEQVTAGEVLKEVKRREWTRLSAGAGAKGPRRYDWARVRVNSHEGTQARWFLFRRSVSEESEVSFYLVHAPATTSLAAMVEAAGKRWPVEECFESAKGEVGLDDYEVRKWRGWYRHMTLCLVAHAFLAAARVMANASEKEHPVPKRLGPPHRSSRMGAFRRRRGLSLSASVFRK from the coding sequence ATGTCCAGCAGCGCCATCGTCTCGGACAACAACGAAGCGGTGCTCGTCCAGAAATGGGAGCAGGAGTGGCGCCGCGTGCGGGAGTGGGTGGAGCCCCACTTCGCACGTCCGGAGACACGAGCCTCGGCGGAGGCTCTGTTGCAAGGGTTGCTGGCCCGAGTCGAGCGCAAGAACTCCTGGGGCTTGAGCGAGGAGGTGGGCAGGGCGACGCCCTACGCCTTTCAACATCTGCTCAACGGGGCGCACTGGGACGAGGACGCGCTGCGGGATGACGTGTTGACGTATGCCCGCGAGCGACTGGGCGAGGGGGGAGTCTTGTCCATGGATGAGACAGGCTTCTTGAAGAAGGGGGACAAGTCCGCGGGAGTGGCCCGGCAGTACAGTGGCACGGCGGGCCGCATTGAGAATTGCCAGATAGGCGTCTTCCTGGCCTACGTCACCGAGAAGGGCCACTGCCTGGTGGACCGCGAACTGTACCTGCCCGAGCACTGGCTGGAGGACCCGGACCGATGTCGTCAGGCGGGAATTCCACGGCGGGTGCGATTCCAGACGAAACCCGAGCTGGCGCGAGCCATGCTCCAGCGGGCCTTCGACGCGGGACTCCGTCCCGAGTGGGTGGTGGGAGATGAGGTGTATGGCCGGGATGGAGAGTTGCGACGGTTTTTGGAGAGCCAGTCGCAACGGTATGTCCTGGCGGTGGCCTCCAATACCTACGCCTGGCGCGGGGTGGAGCAGGTGACGGCGGGAGAAGTCTTGAAAGAGGTGAAGAGGCGAGAATGGACGAGGCTGTCGGCGGGGGCGGGAGCCAAGGGACCGCGCAGGTATGACTGGGCGCGAGTCCGAGTCAATTCGCATGAGGGGACCCAGGCGCGGTGGTTTCTCTTCCGTCGAAGCGTGTCGGAGGAGAGCGAGGTGAGCTTTTATCTGGTGCATGCACCGGCCACGACGTCGCTGGCCGCCATGGTGGAAGCGGCCGGCAAGCGCTGGCCGGTGGAGGAATGTTTCGAGTCGGCCAAGGGGGAGGTGGGACTGGACGACTATGAGGTGAGGAAATGGCGAGGGTGGTACCGCCACATGACGTTGTGCCTGGTAGCACATGCATTCCTGGCGGCCGCGCGAGTCATGGCCAACGCGTCCGAGAAGGAGCACCCAGTCCCAAAACGCCTGGGCCCGCCGCATCGAAGCAGTCGCATGGGAGCGTTTCGACGGCGGCGAGGCCTGTCCTTATCCGCTTCAGTGTTCAGGAAGTGA
- a CDS encoding SDR family oxidoreductase codes for MTQDLVGKVILITGATDGIGKAAAIEFAKRGATLTIVGRNREKTAQVLAELKAASGNQDIDLLLCDLSRVASVRRAAEEFKAKHDRLDVLVNNAGATFKKPTMGPDGYELTFALNHLAYFQLTTSLLDLLRKTPGARVISTSSGMQARGKLDLAKTPTSLEGSGPSAYATSKLANVLFTKELQRKLEGTTAIANCFEPGTVRTQFGGFGSDQGLLLNLVYTLAKPFSSTPEQGADSLIWLATSPEAASFRGEYVSKRKPVNPNKQALDTKLAAELWALSEKLCAGAVGIAA; via the coding sequence ATGACTCAAGACCTCGTAGGCAAAGTGATCCTAATTACCGGAGCGACAGACGGTATCGGCAAGGCCGCCGCCATCGAGTTCGCGAAGCGTGGAGCGACGCTGACGATCGTCGGCCGCAACAGGGAGAAGACCGCGCAGGTGCTCGCCGAGTTGAAGGCGGCCAGCGGGAACCAGGACATCGACCTCCTCCTCTGCGACCTGTCACGAGTTGCGAGCGTGAGGCGCGCCGCCGAGGAGTTCAAGGCGAAGCACGACCGGCTCGACGTCCTCGTCAACAACGCTGGCGCGACCTTCAAGAAACCAACGATGGGTCCGGACGGCTACGAGCTCACATTCGCGCTCAACCACCTCGCGTACTTCCAGCTCACGACCTCGCTGCTCGACCTGCTGCGGAAGACTCCGGGCGCACGGGTCATCTCGACCTCGAGCGGCATGCAGGCACGTGGGAAGCTCGACCTCGCGAAGACGCCGACGTCTCTCGAAGGCTCGGGACCGAGCGCGTACGCGACGTCGAAGCTCGCCAACGTGCTCTTCACGAAGGAGCTCCAGCGGAAACTGGAGGGGACGACAGCGATCGCCAACTGCTTCGAGCCAGGCACGGTGCGGACTCAGTTCGGCGGCTTCGGGTCCGACCAGGGTCTTCTGCTGAACCTCGTCTATACCCTGGCGAAGCCGTTCTCGAGCACGCCCGAGCAAGGCGCCGACTCGCTCATCTGGCTTGCGACTTCGCCGGAAGCTGCGTCGTTCAGGGGCGAATACGTGTCGAAGCGCAAGCCAGTGAACCCCAACAAGCAAGCGCTCGACACGAAGCTCGCAGCCGAACTCTGGGCGCTCAGCGAGAAGTTGTGCGCGGGAGCCGTTGGGATTGCCGCCTAA
- a CDS encoding TVP38/TMEM64 family protein: MKLGVVGLVLIMLAAAWYFGVFARLGEPRALAQVLVEMGAWGYLAFIITYTVLQPFGVPGSIFIVAAPLIWPWQTAFALSMVGTMSASVVGFSFARFVARDWISARIPTRLRKYDEALERSAFQTVVVLRLILWMPQVLHSFFGVSKVGFWTHFWGSLVGYVPPLLLVSYLGAEMFDASGKMQPAAWPIMTGLLVASLVIAAFARAYERRRLSSSPRELRVVQRG; the protein is encoded by the coding sequence GTGAAGCTCGGTGTCGTCGGGCTGGTGCTCATCATGCTCGCCGCCGCCTGGTATTTCGGCGTCTTCGCGCGCCTTGGTGAGCCGAGGGCCCTGGCGCAGGTGCTCGTCGAGATGGGCGCGTGGGGCTACCTCGCATTCATCATCACGTACACAGTGCTGCAGCCGTTCGGTGTTCCCGGTAGCATCTTCATCGTCGCCGCGCCGCTCATCTGGCCGTGGCAGACCGCGTTCGCGCTCTCGATGGTCGGGACGATGTCGGCGAGCGTCGTCGGCTTCTCGTTCGCGCGCTTCGTCGCGAGGGACTGGATCTCGGCGCGCATCCCTACGCGGCTGCGCAAATACGACGAGGCGCTTGAGCGGAGCGCCTTCCAGACCGTAGTGGTCCTGCGGCTGATCCTCTGGATGCCGCAAGTGCTGCACTCCTTCTTCGGCGTGTCGAAGGTGGGCTTCTGGACTCACTTCTGGGGCTCGCTCGTTGGCTACGTGCCGCCGCTGCTCCTCGTGAGTTACCTCGGTGCCGAGATGTTCGACGCGTCGGGAAAGATGCAACCAGCCGCGTGGCCGATCATGACAGGGCTCCTGGTCGCGTCGCTCGTCATCGCGGCGTTCGCCAGAGCCTACGAACGCCGCCGTCTCTCATCGTCCCCAAGGGAGCTTCGCGTTGTTCAGCGCGGCTAA
- a CDS encoding NAD(P)H-binding protein, with the protein MKIVFLGASGMVGAGALREALAAPDVEAVLSVVRAPTGVTHPKLRELVMLDIFDVASVEDQLVGYDACIWAIGISSSGLDENAYARVTEELTLTWARTLLRLNPKMSFCYCSAGGAGGPGMWARVRRRVEDTLKSMPFTHSGAVRPGFIRPGPGIRSKTRAYQLGVVLLKPLFLLTPLLVRFMPFLFTTSEILGRAMLRVVQGHADRFILESADINRVGA; encoded by the coding sequence ATGAAGATCGTGTTCCTCGGCGCGAGCGGTATGGTCGGCGCAGGTGCGCTCCGCGAAGCGCTCGCCGCGCCTGACGTCGAAGCAGTACTCAGCGTCGTTCGCGCGCCGACCGGCGTAACGCACCCGAAGCTCCGCGAGTTGGTGATGCTCGACATCTTCGACGTGGCTTCCGTCGAAGACCAGCTCGTCGGTTACGACGCGTGCATCTGGGCCATCGGCATCAGCTCCAGCGGGCTCGATGAGAACGCCTACGCGCGTGTCACCGAGGAGCTCACGTTGACGTGGGCTCGCACGCTGCTGCGCCTCAATCCGAAGATGTCGTTCTGCTACTGCTCCGCGGGCGGTGCCGGTGGTCCGGGCATGTGGGCTCGCGTCAGGCGTCGCGTCGAAGACACCCTGAAGTCGATGCCGTTCACGCATTCGGGCGCTGTTCGCCCCGGCTTCATCCGCCCCGGCCCAGGCATCCGAAGCAAGACACGCGCCTACCAGCTAGGCGTCGTGCTGCTGAAGCCGCTCTTCCTGCTCACGCCGTTGCTTGTTCGCTTCATGCCGTTCCTCTTCACCACTTCTGAGATTCTCGGCCGAGCGATGCTGCGTGTCGTTCAGGGGCACGCAGACCGGTTCATCCTCGAGTCAGCCGACATCAACCGGGTGGGCGCGTGA
- a CDS encoding SDR family NAD(P)-dependent oxidoreductase — translation MTTKWNPTQIPSQKGRRTIITGGNSGIGWEAAVVLARAGAEVVIAARNDGKAKESVERLRALVPNADASTARLDLSDPASIRAFADAQLALAKPIDVLVHNAGVMALPKREVSIDGHELQFATNVLGPYRLTTLLLPALLRSTAPRVVTVASGTHKASPVPLTDLDSVKDYRPIRAYAKTKLANILFAKELQRRAGQRLLSLCCHPGAANTNLAGVTSLLMKLAIFAIYPLIQSAARGAEPTLMAATLEAPMPGGYFGPTGFMELRGDPAEVKPAPFAEDPAAGRALFAELERISGMTIDFEGATR, via the coding sequence ATGACCACGAAGTGGAACCCCACACAGATTCCCTCGCAGAAAGGTCGGCGGACCATCATTACCGGCGGCAACAGCGGCATCGGCTGGGAAGCTGCCGTGGTGCTCGCTCGGGCGGGCGCCGAGGTCGTCATCGCTGCGCGCAATGATGGCAAGGCGAAGGAGTCAGTCGAGCGGCTGCGCGCGCTCGTGCCCAACGCCGACGCGAGCACTGCGCGGCTCGACCTGTCTGACCCTGCGTCGATTCGCGCGTTCGCCGACGCGCAACTCGCTCTTGCCAAGCCGATCGACGTGCTCGTTCACAACGCTGGCGTCATGGCTTTGCCGAAGCGTGAAGTGAGCATCGACGGCCATGAGCTGCAGTTCGCCACCAACGTTCTCGGACCGTATCGGCTCACAACTCTACTTCTACCGGCGCTGCTCCGCTCGACGGCTCCGCGCGTGGTCACGGTGGCGTCGGGAACACACAAGGCAAGCCCGGTCCCGCTGACGGACCTCGACTCGGTCAAGGACTACCGGCCCATTCGTGCATACGCGAAAACCAAACTCGCCAACATTCTCTTCGCGAAGGAACTGCAGCGACGAGCCGGTCAGCGGCTACTGTCGCTCTGCTGCCATCCAGGCGCCGCGAACACCAACCTCGCCGGCGTGACGTCCCTCCTGATGAAGCTCGCGATCTTCGCGATCTACCCGCTGATTCAGTCTGCTGCGCGAGGCGCTGAACCGACGTTGATGGCAGCGACGCTCGAGGCACCGATGCCGGGCGGCTACTTCGGGCCCACGGGCTTCATGGAACTGCGAGGTGACCCCGCGGAGGTGAAGCCAGCACCGTTTGCCGAGGACCCGGCCGCGGGCCGAGCGCTCTTCGCCGAACTCGAGCGCATCTCGGGCATGACCATCGACTTCGAGGGAGCGACGCGATGA
- a CDS encoding TetR/AcrR family transcriptional regulator: MPATMTDDEAAARRAKVLAAARWCFLNFGFAKTAFEDIARRAGLSRTLLYRLFKDKEDVYRAVFVDWLVSRHPAAMEAANGPGSPYDRLLSVCRLMALEPWAEMVGAPMGSEFLAVCERIDPESEALHRKVALDCVATILGDQSSAEVFLLALDGLLADEPSIEVLEQRTTVLAARFAPQTRKKAVR; the protein is encoded by the coding sequence ATGCCAGCGACGATGACAGATGACGAGGCCGCTGCCCGCCGCGCAAAGGTCCTAGCCGCCGCGCGGTGGTGCTTTCTCAACTTCGGCTTCGCAAAGACCGCTTTCGAGGACATCGCCAGGCGCGCCGGCCTCTCGCGCACGCTGCTCTATCGGCTCTTCAAGGACAAAGAAGACGTCTACCGAGCTGTCTTCGTGGACTGGTTGGTCTCTCGTCACCCCGCCGCGATGGAGGCGGCGAACGGCCCGGGCAGCCCCTACGATCGCCTGCTCAGCGTCTGTCGTCTGATGGCACTCGAGCCGTGGGCCGAGATGGTCGGGGCGCCGATGGGGAGCGAGTTCCTTGCGGTGTGCGAGCGAATCGATCCCGAGAGCGAAGCGCTGCATCGCAAGGTCGCGCTCGATTGCGTCGCCACCATCCTCGGCGACCAGTCGAGCGCCGAGGTCTTCCTCCTCGCGCTCGACGGACTGCTTGCAGATGAACCATCGATCGAGGTGCTCGAGCAGCGCACAACGGTGCTCGCCGCGCGCTTCGCTCCACAGACACGGAAGAAGGCGGTGCGCTGA
- a CDS encoding DUF5953 family protein: MQLTDASLDYDNPAHLDALKRADERFPEIGGRAAP, encoded by the coding sequence GTGCAGCTCACGGATGCATCGCTCGATTACGACAACCCCGCGCACCTGGACGCGCTCAAACGGGCCGACGAGCGCTTCCCGGAGATCGGCGGGCGCGCAGCCCCTTGA
- a CDS encoding CocE/NonD family hydrolase, with translation MRTIVLGLLFVMCAQTARAATKTEVMVPMPDGTRLMTDVWRPNPAQFPGPRPVILRRTPYGRGFPFPQSLLVWNLADLNGYIVVSQDVRGRGGSEGTFLPFFTDAVDGPATMRWIEQQDWCDGNIGSFGASAEGIVQLLALPDAPDSLRCAHVQNASDNLYDSLMPGGAWRAELTTSWLNGFPTPTTLAAWRAHEAKSTYWDPVIVDAAERSRIRARVYMTSGFFDIFALQQTAAFSHYVTDSAPGSGHTLVLGPWTHGDAQTPIGELAYANVAAPTDDNLAFFNHCLKGQGTPNWPSLRYFVTQIGDDGAAATGEWRQGTLWPPPESILTPWYLTAAQDVTTLTVDPSNPVPTVGGANLSVADGPRDQSALDARGDVLTITTAPGTSDYELIGNPKARIYAASATTDVDVVVRLTQVAPNGKSLLLTDGVRRGRFVAAPSVLTPLTPGVPVPFELDLGPVAVRVKAGHSLRVAISGTNSPHYEVNPNVAEPLSSSPPPMMTTLSIYTDPAHPSTVTLPVASGTPPLPPPPPPPLPGEGVDAGAPTGRNCGAGPGQAVSMWVAGGVLFALRRRRRHG, from the coding sequence ATGCGCACCATCGTGCTTGGCCTCCTCTTTGTCATGTGTGCGCAGACCGCGCGCGCTGCAACGAAGACCGAAGTGATGGTCCCGATGCCCGATGGCACGAGACTGATGACGGATGTCTGGCGTCCGAATCCGGCGCAATTTCCAGGGCCGCGCCCGGTCATCCTGCGTCGCACGCCCTACGGCCGCGGGTTTCCGTTCCCCCAGTCCCTCCTGGTGTGGAACCTGGCGGATCTGAACGGCTACATCGTCGTCTCCCAAGACGTGCGCGGGCGGGGAGGATCCGAGGGGACGTTCCTGCCCTTCTTCACCGATGCCGTGGATGGTCCGGCGACGATGCGCTGGATCGAGCAACAAGACTGGTGCGACGGCAACATCGGCTCCTTCGGCGCCTCCGCCGAGGGCATCGTGCAGCTCCTGGCGCTCCCAGATGCGCCGGACTCGCTGCGCTGTGCCCACGTACAGAACGCCTCCGACAACCTGTACGACTCGCTCATGCCAGGCGGCGCCTGGCGCGCCGAGCTGACGACGTCTTGGCTCAACGGCTTTCCGACGCCGACGACGCTCGCCGCCTGGCGCGCCCACGAAGCAAAGAGCACCTACTGGGACCCGGTGATCGTCGATGCGGCCGAGCGCAGCCGGATTCGCGCTCGCGTGTACATGACCTCGGGTTTCTTCGACATCTTCGCGCTGCAGCAAACAGCGGCATTCTCGCACTACGTGACGGACTCGGCGCCGGGCTCCGGTCACACGTTGGTGCTCGGCCCCTGGACGCACGGCGACGCGCAGACTCCCATCGGTGAGCTCGCCTACGCGAACGTGGCCGCACCCACGGACGACAACCTCGCATTCTTCAACCATTGCCTCAAAGGGCAGGGAACTCCCAACTGGCCGTCGCTGCGCTACTTCGTCACGCAGATTGGCGACGACGGTGCGGCTGCGACCGGAGAGTGGCGACAGGGCACGCTCTGGCCGCCTCCGGAGAGCATCCTGACGCCTTGGTATCTCACCGCCGCGCAAGACGTCACGACGTTGACCGTCGATCCTTCAAACCCGGTTCCGACCGTGGGCGGGGCGAACCTCTCCGTGGCGGACGGTCCTCGCGATCAGTCAGCGCTTGATGCGCGCGGCGACGTGCTGACGATCACCACCGCGCCGGGGACTTCTGACTACGAGCTCATCGGCAACCCCAAGGCCCGGATCTACGCGGCGAGCGCCACGACGGATGTCGACGTCGTCGTGCGCCTGACGCAGGTCGCGCCGAATGGCAAGTCGCTCCTGCTCACCGACGGCGTGCGCCGCGGGCGCTTCGTCGCCGCTCCGTCCGTGCTCACGCCGCTCACGCCGGGAGTACCCGTCCCGTTCGAACTCGACCTGGGTCCGGTGGCCGTGCGGGTGAAGGCGGGCCACAGCCTCCGCGTGGCGATCAGCGGGACGAACTCGCCGCACTACGAAGTGAATCCAAACGTCGCCGAGCCGTTGTCCTCGTCGCCGCCCCCCATGATGACGACGCTCTCCATCTACACGGACCCGGCGCACCCAAGCACGGTCACCTTGCCCGTGGCGAGCGGAACACCACCGCTACCGCCACCACCACCACCGCCGCTGCCCGGTGAGGGCGTCGACGCGGGCGCTCCCACAGGACGCAACTGCGGAGCCGGCCCTGGCCAGGCTGTCAGCATGTGGGTGGCCGGGGGCGTCCTCTTTGCGCTGCGCCGTCGCCGCCGCCACGGGTAG